In one Arachis duranensis cultivar V14167 chromosome 9, aradu.V14167.gnm2.J7QH, whole genome shotgun sequence genomic region, the following are encoded:
- the LOC107466725 gene encoding trihelix transcription factor PTL-like, whose protein sequence is MADPYGLPEDLRRLMSNRPHFTTATAAAPFFPLPENPLSLHHHHHLLNAPPPPPPLNTTYDPIIINNVVGDLFFPRSNNNTTSAAFTAHHHHFPLHHHHHNSTNNSPSSSSLNPTPPPPPPPTTTSVSDHHHHHAFMAAMDTASAAAAAASMDKGWLAFDTGTNRWPRQETLSLLEIRSRLDSKFRENNQKAPLWNEISRIMAEEFGYQRSGKKCKEKFENLYKYYKKTKEGKASRQDGKHYRFFRQLEAICGGSGGGSGGSGGDSSNTTHNNNLHALASNTASASVAGANVQTPRSFNGDHQNNNSLIKCSESLSFSNSCELETSSSENNDEDLSAIAYMMKHSTSSRDNNNNKQKGVQLDDDHHGGRVRRRRSLRAKVEEIVGSHMRKIIETQDAWMERMVSVVEQREKEMASMEEERKKKESMRFDQEVTELWAKERAWVEARDAALIEVVRKHIGNGNNNSNNNKEFEIIEALAPQSNNKSNKGQTANNNNNNGGGGRWSEMEISNLIQLRTGFEERMRENNNNNGGGGYYFESNNNNNNNNGVSSVWEEISGKLGCLGFERSSEECKQIWDEISISLGRTNTSAAAAAVAKTNRPWCLELKLTDDDDDDDEHHHDHDDHHI, encoded by the exons atgGCTGACCCTTACGGCCTCCCAGAGGATCTCCGGCGACTCATGTCCAACAGACCTCACTTCACCACTGCCACCGCCGCCGCTCCTTTCTTTCCTCTTCCGGAGAACCCACTCtctctccaccaccaccaccacctcctcaATGCTCCTCCTCCACCACCGCCTCTCAACACCACCTACGAccccatcatcatcaacaacgTCGTCGGCGACCTTTTCTTCCCTCGTTCTAATAACAACACCACCAGCGCCGCCTTCACCGCTCATCATCATCACTTCCCTctccatcaccaccaccacaacTCCACCAACAATTCcccgtcttcttcttctctcaacCCCACACCCCCGCCACCTCCTCCTCCTACTACTACTTCTGTCTcagatcatcatcatcatcatgcattCATGGCCGCCATGGACACTGcttctgctgctgctgctgctgcatcCATGGACAAAGGATGGCTGGCCTTCGACACCGGCACCAACCGCTGGCCTCGGCAGGAGACTCTCTCCCTTCTTGAGATCAGATCTCGTCTTGATTCCAAGTTCAGAGAAAATAATCAAAAAGCTCCCTTGTGGAATGAGATTTCTAG GATAATGGCTGAGGAATTTGGGTACCAAAGGAGTGGGAAGAAATGCAAAGAGAAGTTTGAGAATTTGTACAAGTATTACAAGAAGACCAAGGAGGGAAAAGCTAGTAGACAAGATGGGAAACACTACAGATTCTTCAGGCAACTTGAAGCTATATGTGGTGGCAGCGGCGGCGGCAGCGGCGGAAGTGGTGGAGATTCATCAAACACTACTCATAATAATAATCTTCATGCCTTAGCGTCAAACACTGCTTCAGCTTCTGTTGCTGGTGCTAATGTTCAAACCCCAAGAAGCTTCAATGGTGATCATCAGAACAATAATAGCTTGATCAAGTGTTCAGAGAGCTTGAGTTTTTCGAACTCGTGTGAACTGGAGACATCGTCATCTGAGAACAATGATGAGGATCTTTCAGCCATTGCATACATGATGAAGCACTCCACATCTTCAAGggacaacaataataacaagcAGAAAGGGGTGCAATTGGATGATGATCATCATGGGGGAAgggtgagaagaagaagaagcttgaGGGCAAAAGTGGAAGAGATAGTTGGTTCCCACATGAGGAAGATCATtgagacacaagatgcatggaTGGAGAGAATGGTGAGTGTTGTTGAGCAAAGGGAAAAGGAGATGGCATCCATGgaggaagagaggaagaagaaagagtcAATGAGGTTTGACCAAGAGGTAACGGAGCTTTGGGCAAAAGAGAGAGCTTGGGTTGAAGCAAGGGATGCTGCATTGATAGAAGTTGTAAGAAAACACATTGGAAATGGAAACAATaatagcaataataataaagagtTTGAGATTATTGAAGCATTGGCACCTCAAAGCAATAACAAGAGCAACAAGGGCCAAACTgcaaataataacaacaataatggtggtgGTGGGAGGTGGAGTGAAATGGAGATATCAAACTTGATACAGTTGAGGACAGGGTTTGAAGAGAGAATGAgggagaataataataataatggtggaggAGGGTATTATTTTgagagtaataataataataataataataatggggTAAGTAGTGTTTGGGAAGAGATCTCAGGAAAATTGGGATGTTTGGGATTTGAGAGAAGTTCAGAAGAGTGTAAGCAGATTTGGGATGAGATCAGCATCTCACTTGGGAGGACAAATacttctgctgctgctgctgctgttgcCAAAACCAATAGGCCTTGGTGTTTGGAACTCAAGCtcactgatgatgatgatgatgatgatgaacatCATCATGATCATGATGATCATCACATTTGA
- the LOC107466677 gene encoding uncharacterized protein LOC107466677 has product MPGLVGETQSTFVKGRKIHDGALIACKTVHWIKSRKKSTAIIKLDFKKAYDRVKWDFVDIVLQKMRFGQRWRGWIKECVTSVFMSLLVNGSPLKPFKMERDLRDSIELSHLQFADDTILFCPPDEETIRNYQRLLRCFELMSGLTINFEKSNLIPASCERMWVQRMCRLLGCKEASLPVRYLDIFLGANPRLVKT; this is encoded by the exons ATGCCGGGGCTGGTAGGAGAGACTCAAAGCACTTTCGTGAAGGGCAGGAAAATACATGATGGAGCTCTGATCGCCTGTAAAACGGTGCACTGGATAAAATCACGGAAAAAGAGCACCGCGATAATAAAGCTGGACTTCAAAAAGGCTTATGATAGAGTCAAGTGGGACTTTGTGGATATAGTCTTGCAGAAGATGAGATTTGGCCAGAGGTGGAGAGGATGGATAAAGGAGTGTGTCACCTCTGTATTTATGTCGCTGCTTGTCAATGGATCACCTTTGAAGCCGTTCAAAATGGAGCGGGACCTGCG AGATAGTATTGAGTTGTCTCACTTGCAGTTTGCGGATGATACTATTCTCTTCTGTCCGCCTGATGAGGAGACTATCAGGAATTATCAGCGACTACTTAGATGCTTTGAGCTGATGTCGGGTTTGACCATTAATTTTGAGAAGTCCAACTTGATTCCGGCTAGCTGTGAAAGGATGTGGGTCCAGAGAATGTGTCGGTTATTGGGTTGTAAGGAGGCTTCATTACCAGTCAGATATCTGGACATTTTTCTGGGAGCAAATCCAAGATTGGTGAAGACATGA